The Salvelinus alpinus chromosome 21, SLU_Salpinus.1, whole genome shotgun sequence genome has a segment encoding these proteins:
- the LOC139548579 gene encoding alpha-2-macroglobulin-like: protein MTSYVLLALLSGPSMPGFGLDYSTAIVRWLAQQQNPYGGFASTQDTVVALQALAKYGAATFSPEGASAVSVSSAGGLNMEFTVNQNNRLLYQEEQLKEVPGDYNIKAQGKNCVFVQIAMHYNIPPPDFSAFNISTETLGKCDGTKKSLIVSVDVRYNGRREETNMVIINVKLLSGFVLDKSSLRPLKNDPTVKRVDLEEGHVIIYLDGLKQKETKTYSLVIEEDVPVRNLKPAVVKVYDYYQTSDEAVSEYSSPCAENK from the exons ATGACATCCTACGTGCTGCTGGCGCTGCTCTCAGGCCCCTCCATGCCAGGCTTTGGGCTGGACTACTCCACCGCCATCGTCCGCTGGCTGGCCCAGCAGCAGAACCCCTACGGAGGTTTTGCTTCCACACAG GACACAGTGGTAGCACTGCAGGCCCTGGCCAAGTACGGTGCTGCCACCTTCAGTCCAGAGGGCGCCAGTGCAGTCAGTGTGAGCTCAGCCGGAGGCCTGAATATGGAGTTCACTGTGAATCAGAACAACAGGCTGCTCTATCAGGAGGAGCAGCTGAAGGAGGTCCCTGGGGACTACAACATCAAGGCACAGGGCAAGAACTGCGTGTTTGTGCAG ATCGCCATGCACTACAATATTCCCCCTCCTGATTTCTCTGCTTTTAACATCTCAACAGAGACGCTGGGGAAATGCGACGGCACCAAGAAATCTCTGATTGTGTCTGTGGATGTAAG GTACAACGGTCGGCGAGAGGAGACCAACATGGTGATCATCAATGTCAAGCTTCTCTCCGGCTTCGTCCTGGACAAGTCCTCCCTCAGGCCT TTGAAAAATGACCCCACTGTCAAGCGAGTTGACCTGGAGGAAGGACATGTCATAATCTACCTAGATGGG CTGAAGCAGAAGGAAACTAAGACGTACAGCCTGGTCATAGAGGAGGATGTGCCTGTGAGGAATCTGAAACCAGCTGTGGTGAAAGTGTATGACTACTACCAGACAA GTGATGAAGCTGTGAGTGAATACAGCTCCCCATGTGCAGAGAATAA GTGA